The nucleotide window ATCGCCCGTGACCTGCTCGGCCCCGACCCGCGGATCGTCTACAAGACCGTCCCGACCGACGAGCGCATCCCCGCGATAAGGTCCCGCCAGGTGGACATGGTGGTACGCACCATGACCGTCAACTGCGACCGGATCCGCCAGGTCGCCTTCTCGACCGCCTACTTCGTGGCCGGACAGCAGCTGCTGGTGCCCAGGGCCGGCAGCGAGGTGACCGGTTTCGACACCAGCCTGAAGGGCAAGAACGTGTGCACGGCCTCCGGTTCCACCGGTCAGGCGCTGCTCGACGAGGGGGCGCACGGTGCGCGGGTGGTGCTCGTCCCCAACCAGCTCGACTGCCTGGTGCGGCTCCAACTCGGCCAGGTGGACGCGGTGCTGACCGACAACGCCCTCGCCGCGGGCCAGGCCGCGCAGGACCCCGCGGTCCACCTGATCGGCGCCCCGCTCACCCGGGAGCCGTACGCGGTGGCGATGAATCCGGCCGACACCGACCTGGTCCGCCGGGTCGACAAAGTGCTGGACGACTACCGCGGCGGCGGGGCGTCGGGCCCGTGGATGCGCGCCTACACCAAGTGGCTCGCCCGCGACCTGCCCGGCGTCACCGGACCGCCGGCGCCGCGGTACCGGGATTGACGACGGGCCCCCGGCCGCGCGGGGCCGGCCGGGGAACGAGGGACGAAGGACGAAGGGACCGAGCCGGGAAGGGAGTTCGATGGCCGTAGCGGGACCTGCGGGACCGGTGATGAGCCGGGAGGAGGTGGACCGCGCCCTGGCGCGCCTGGGCGCGGAGTACGAGGCGATCGCCGGTTCGCTGCTCGTCCTCCAGGACCACGCGGCCCGCGAGCGGCTGGCGGCGACCGTGCTGACCGGGGTCACCCGGCGGCGGTGGTCCGCCGTCGCCCCGGCGCTGCCCTGCCTGCGGGCGCAATTGGCGGTGTACGAGGAGGCGTTGCGCACCGCCCGCGCGCTGCGGGGCCGGCGCCGCTGGCCCGCCTCGGCCGATCTGGCGGAGCTGACCGGCCTGCTGCGCGGCACCGGCGTCACGGTGACCTGCGCCCCGGTGCCGGACGCCGCGGAGCAGCCGTGGCCCGCCACGCCCCCGACCGAGCGGACCAGCCTGGAGGACCTGGCCGAGCGGATGAACGGCTGGTACGAGCGCGTCTTGGAGGTGGTGCGGGGCGCCGAGGCGGTCTGGGCGGTGCTGCCGGCCCGGATCGACCTGCTGATCGCCGAGGCCGGCCGGGTCGGCGCGCTGGCCCGTTCGGTCGGGGTGACCCCGGGCGAGCACCCGGCCGGTGACGAACTGGAACGGCTCGACGCCGAACTGGCCGCGTTCCGCGCCGAGGTGCTCGCCGATCCGCTCGCCTTCTGGCTGCCCGCCCGGGGCCGCGGCGGCGCCCCGGGCCGTCCCGACGCCACCCGCTACGAGCGGGCCGAGCACCAACTGGAGGACATCCGGCGCGAGGTGGAGGCGGTGCTCCACGTCCGCGAGGACGCCGACCACCGGCTGCTGCGGGTACGCGACGTGCTCTCCCGCGCCGACCGCACGCTGACCGAGGCCCGGGCGGCGCGCGGCGAGGTGCTCGCCAAGATCGCCGCCTCCGAGGTGCCCGCGGTCCAAGGCCCCTCCACCGACCTGCACGAACAGCTCGCCACCGCCGAGGCGTACCGCCGGGCCGGCCACTGGCACCGCCTCTCCCCGCTGCTGGACCGCGTCGAGGAACGCGCCGACGAGGAACTCGCCCGCGCCCGCGACTCGTTGACCGCGGTCACCACACCGCTCGCGGTACGGGCCGAACTGCGCGGCCGGCTCGACGCCTACAAGGCGAAGGCGGCCCGGCACGCGGTGGCCGACGACCCGCTGCTCGCCGAACGGTACGACCAGGCCCGCCGCCTGCTGTGGAGCGCGCCGTGCGACCTGCGCGCCGCCGAGCACGCCGTGCTGCGCTACCAGCGCGCGGTGGCCGAGGCGCTGGCGCCGGACGCCCCGAACCCGGACGCGGGGGGTGACCGCCGGTGAACTGCGGCCGGCCGGGCTGCCCCGGCGCCCTGGAGGACGTCGGCGACGGCGCCGTCTACTGCGACACCTGCGGGCTGGCACCCCGCGCCGCGTCGTCCCCGGCCGACGCCGGTCCGCCGGGGACGACGAGGACGAGGGGGACGACGGGCGGGCCGCCGACCGCGCGGCTGGTGCCGGTCCGCGGCTCGGGCCGTACCGGGTCGGGGGCGAGCGGCGGTACGGGACGGGGCCGGCTGGGCGCGGGGGTGCTGTCGGTGCCGCCGGTCCCCCGGCCGGATCCGCGCGCCGCGGTGCCGGCCGATCCGCGGGTGCCGGAGGGGAAGCGTTACTGCGGACGCTGCGACGCCCCGGTGGGCCGTTCCCTGGGCGACCGGCCGGGACGCACCGAGGGCCGGTGCACCGCCTGCGGCACCCCCTACTCGTTCGCCCCCAAGCTGCGCCCCGGGGACGTGGTGCACGGCCAGTACGAGGTGGCCGGATGCCTGGCCCACGGCGGGCTGGGGTGGATATACCTGGCCGTGGACCGCGCGGTCAGCGACCGCTGGGTGGTCCTCAAGGGGCTGCTGGACACCGGTGACCCGGACGCGCTGGCCGCGGCGGTCGCCGAACGCCGCTTCCTCGCCGAGATCGAACACCCCAACATCGTGCGGATCTACAACTTCGTCGAGCACCGCGATCCGCGCTCGGGCACCCTCGACGGCTACATCGTGATGGAGTACGTCGGCGGCAAGTCGCTGCG belongs to Streptantibioticus cattleyicolor NRRL 8057 = DSM 46488 and includes:
- a CDS encoding glutamate ABC transporter substrate-binding protein, translating into MDGPDATTTTGRPVAPGRRTGRLRGWGGVGSMAAACALALAVTVSVLLCPGRDAGHRAGTSGTGVAHARQAVATRSCRGPEASLRPSAAAGPAVRRIQARGYLVVGVDQSSYLWGYRDPATGRITGFDIDLVRAIARDLLGPDPRIVYKTVPTDERIPAIRSRQVDMVVRTMTVNCDRIRQVAFSTAYFVAGQQLLVPRAGSEVTGFDTSLKGKNVCTASGSTGQALLDEGAHGARVVLVPNQLDCLVRLQLGQVDAVLTDNALAAGQAAQDPAVHLIGAPLTREPYAVAMNPADTDLVRRVDKVLDDYRGGGASGPWMRAYTKWLARDLPGVTGPPAPRYRD